One Lutra lutra chromosome 18, mLutLut1.2, whole genome shotgun sequence genomic window carries:
- the DECR2 gene encoding peroxisomal 2,4-dienoyl-CoA reductase [(3E)-enoyl-CoA-producing] isoform X1, whose protein sequence is MAQPPPDVSEDECLPEYRHRFCPDLLRDKVAFITGGGSGIGFRIAEIFMRHGCHTVIASRSLPRVSKAARKLAAATGQRCLPLSLDVRALPAITAAVDQALREFGKIDILVNCAAGNFLCPASALSFNAFKTVMDIDTLGTFNASRVLYEKFFRVSVPSAREPYPLAIHSLRAPLLQDHGGVIVNITATLGARGQVLQVHAGSAKAAVDAMTRHLAVEWGPQNIRVNSLAPGPISGTEGFRRLVSSQASVGTKTLAIPLQRLGNKTEVAHSALFLASPLASYVTGAVLVVDGGAWLTFPNDLKLLADFVSFSAKL, encoded by the exons GGACAAAGTGGCCTTCATCACAGGTGGTGGCTCTGGGATCGGGTTCCGGATTGCTGAGATTTTTATGCG GCATGGTTGCCACACAGTCATCGCCAGCAGAAGCCTTCCAAGAGTGTCGAAG GCTGCCAGAAAGCTGGCTGCTGCCACCGGCCAGCGGTgcctccctttatctctggacgTTCGGGCTCTCCCTGCCATCACAGCTGCTGTGGACCAGGCACTGAGGGAGTTTGGGAAGATCGACATTCTTGTCAACT GTGCAGCTGGAAACTTCCTGTGCCCCGCCAGCGCGCTGTCCTTCAACGCCTTCAAGACCGTGATGGACATCGACACCTTGGGCACCTTCAACGCATCTCGTGTGCTTTATGAGAAGTTCTTCAGGGTGAGTGTCCCTTCTGCCCGGGAGCCGTATCCTCTGGCCATCCACTCACTGCGTGCCCCTTTGTTACAGGACCATGGAGGGGTGATCGTGAACATCACTGCAACCCTGGGGGCCCGGGGACAGGTGCTTCAAGTGCATGCAGGCTCGGCCAAGGCGGCTGTGG ATGCGATGACACGGCACTTGGCTGTGGAGTGGGGTCCCCAGAACATCCGTGTCAACAGCCTCGCCCCCGGCCCCATCAGTGGCACAGAGGGCTTCCGGCGGCTGG TCAGTTCCCAGGCCAGTGTCGGCACAAAGACTCTGGCCATCCCCCTGCAGAGGCTGGGCAACAAGACAGAGGTCGCCCACAGTGCACTGTTCCTGGCCAGCCCTTTGGCATCCTACGTGACAGGCGCCGTGCTGGTGGTTGACGGCGGGGCATGGCTGACATTCCCCAACGACCTCAAGTTGCTGGCAGATTTCGTGTCCTTCTCTGCTAAGCTCTAG
- the DECR2 gene encoding peroxisomal 2,4-dienoyl-CoA reductase [(3E)-enoyl-CoA-producing] isoform X2, which yields MAQPPPDVSEDECLPEYRHRFCPDLLRDKVAFITGGGSGIGFRIAEIFMRHGCHTVIASRSLPRVSKAARKLAAATGQRCLPLSLDVRALPAITAAVDQALREFGKIDILVNCAAGNFLCPASALSFNAFKTVMDIDTLGTFNASRVLYEKFFRDHGGVIVNITATLGARGQVLQVHAGSAKAAVDAMTRHLAVEWGPQNIRVNSLAPGPISGTEGFRRLVSSQASVGTKTLAIPLQRLGNKTEVAHSALFLASPLASYVTGAVLVVDGGAWLTFPNDLKLLADFVSFSAKL from the exons GGACAAAGTGGCCTTCATCACAGGTGGTGGCTCTGGGATCGGGTTCCGGATTGCTGAGATTTTTATGCG GCATGGTTGCCACACAGTCATCGCCAGCAGAAGCCTTCCAAGAGTGTCGAAG GCTGCCAGAAAGCTGGCTGCTGCCACCGGCCAGCGGTgcctccctttatctctggacgTTCGGGCTCTCCCTGCCATCACAGCTGCTGTGGACCAGGCACTGAGGGAGTTTGGGAAGATCGACATTCTTGTCAACT GTGCAGCTGGAAACTTCCTGTGCCCCGCCAGCGCGCTGTCCTTCAACGCCTTCAAGACCGTGATGGACATCGACACCTTGGGCACCTTCAACGCATCTCGTGTGCTTTATGAGAAGTTCTTCAGG GACCATGGAGGGGTGATCGTGAACATCACTGCAACCCTGGGGGCCCGGGGACAGGTGCTTCAAGTGCATGCAGGCTCGGCCAAGGCGGCTGTGG ATGCGATGACACGGCACTTGGCTGTGGAGTGGGGTCCCCAGAACATCCGTGTCAACAGCCTCGCCCCCGGCCCCATCAGTGGCACAGAGGGCTTCCGGCGGCTGG TCAGTTCCCAGGCCAGTGTCGGCACAAAGACTCTGGCCATCCCCCTGCAGAGGCTGGGCAACAAGACAGAGGTCGCCCACAGTGCACTGTTCCTGGCCAGCCCTTTGGCATCCTACGTGACAGGCGCCGTGCTGGTGGTTGACGGCGGGGCATGGCTGACATTCCCCAACGACCTCAAGTTGCTGGCAGATTTCGTGTCCTTCTCTGCTAAGCTCTAG